The genome window CACGGTCAGCGTCTTCTCAATCTCGTTTCCGAGCCCGGTGTCATAGACGGACACCTTCTTGCCAGCATACATGCCCTCGTCCATCTTTCCATAGTATTTGTATGGGGAGGGTCCCTTCTCGATGTTGTTGGTATCTACATAGATGGACTTCTTGTAGTCACCGGGGTAGCTCATGCTGTCTCCGCGTCCGTCGTCGTAGATTGGGGCCTCGGTGGGAGCCAGGGTGGGCTCAACAGTGGGCTCAGCGGTGGGAGGGGCAGCGGTGGTGTCTGCCTCCCCGGACTCTGACTCCTCTGTGTCCTGaaaacacatcacaacaacacCTTTATAAGATGTGAAGTTAAAATAAGAGCTTAGTGAACGCTCCTGTCTGTCGAGGTTACCTAGACGTCTTCATTGAATTTTAAACTACAGTCTGTGTGGTCTTGTAGACTTACTGGAGCCATAACTACACGTGACAATGTGACTCAATATATCCTACATATGAATAGTTTTATACTTGGTGTATTACATCACTGTCTGTGCTGCCTGTGCTGTCCTTGCTTTCGTCACTGTCTGCACTGTCTGTCGATGATGTGCTGTCCACTGTTGGGTCTGATGTAGGATCAGCTCCCTGGATAATAGAAAAACAGGACCCATCAGCATGTCATCAACAACATCCATCAAAAGTACAGATAGAGACAACTATATCATGTGTAAGAGGGATTTAGTGTCTTATgctacattataaactgggtggttcgaaccctgaatgctgattggttgacagctgtggtatatcagaccgtataccatgggtatgacaaaacatttacttttactgatttaattacgttggtaaccagtttataatagcaataagggacCTCAGGTGTttgtggtatgtggccaatataccacgggtaagggctgtgtccaggcactccgtttTCGGTCATTCATAGGAACAGCCCtttgccatggtatattggccatataccacacctcctcgggccttattgcttaattatggtACAACAGAATGATGTTTTACTTCTGTTTCATCTTCGTCGGAGCTCTCGTCTGATGCTGTACCAGCACCCACATTCTAAAAGAAAACAGCAGCATTAAAAAGAGTCCAATAAAAACTGTCATATTTATTGCAGTTTTCCCTATAGgataaatgtatacatttcaatGCACATACAGATTATAAAGTAATGTACCCTGAAAGAAGGTGAACATGCTCTTACCTGTACAGATGCAACCTGGGTGAGATCTACTAGGGCTTTCCGAAGCACCGGAGCTGGTTTTACCTGCCAACATGaacattcatttatttatttactatttttaccccccttttctccccaatttcgtgacatCCAATTGCGAtcctgtctcatcgctgcaactccccaacgggcttgggagaggcgaaggtcgagtcatgcgtcctccgaaacataacccgccaaaccgcgcttcttaacacccgtccacttaacccagaagccagctgcaccaactgACCaccaaagtcagcctgcaggtgtccggcctgccacaaggagtcgctagaatgcgatgagccaagtaaagcaccccatcggccaaaccctccccaaacccggacgaagctgggccaattgtgcacggtccctatgggactcccggttatggccagttgtgacacagcctgggattgaacccaggtctgtagatacacctcaagcactgcaacacagtgccttagaccgctgcaccactctggaGGCCCATGAACATGAATTTAAGTTGATACCAAGCACACGTCTGTCTGTTCGCATGTCTGTCAATGTATATGTTTTCATATGAGAGGAACACTCACCACTTCCTCTGAGCTCTCTGAACTACTGCTGGATGAGCGTTTCACCGGGCGACAGAGGACCGTTGCAAAGAGCAGGACGAAAACAATTGCAGCCTTCATAGTCACAATGTGTATCTGAAACGAGAGAGATTCCAGCAAAATGATGTGAACTGAAGATACAAACTGTGTTGAAAGCTGTACAGTATGTTAGCTACATTTAACACCCTTTTAAACTGAAAATGTGATCCATTCTTTTCAATTACAGCAGAAATGCCTGGATGGGAGGCAATTAGACTGAGTTTAACTGCAAATTGCCTGTGAAGTCCTGCTTTGTAATGGTTAAACCATTAAAGACTTGATTAGTATACAGGGAGAATTAACCATGGGCCATGATGAGTCTCCACCATGGCTAAGTGGAGGAACTCTGGAGGAAGTGCACTCATTTTAAAGTCAGTCCCTAACCGTTGGCAGATAACATGGGCTTCGCTCCCAGCTAATGACATCCAGCCTAGCCTAGCTATCCTACCCCCATGCATGAACGTCTCCCTTGTTTTCCAGCTGAGCTACTCTCAGCTAGAACAACATTACATCAAGTATAACTCTGAGCAGGCAGTGTTTTAGCTATACCTATAATGATCTCTGCATAGTGTATAATTCCCCAAGTTAAAAGTGGAAGTCTGGAAGACCACAGTCGGTCCAGGAAGGCGGGGAACATGATTGAACGCCCCTCAGCTTTATTTTGGAAGCCAACTCTACTTTGTCATTTGATCCTTGGGTTCTAGAATGAAGAGCCCTTAAATTTGTGGTGTCGACAGATGGAAGTGTGACGGAGGCGAGAGATACTACTAGGGATGTCCATAGGATGTGTGTAGATGAGATCTGACTTCAGAAGTAACTAATCCAGCCTTTCAGTTTTGCTGCTATTATTATTTGTTCTCCCAGCAGCACTTAAATGATGTGGTTTAGTCTTGGAACATAGGAGTCAGTTAGTTGACAATAAATTAGCTGTGGGTTTGAGAGCTGAGCCCAGAGCTTCCTCTTCCTGCTGTCACGTTCATCATTCCAACACTATAAAACCTAGTTTATGATTGAGCTGACTCTATCAGGTTACCAGAAATATCCGGTGTAATAACACAAACTAATTGTTACAATAGATCACCAAGCTCTCTTTTCTGGTAAATTATGAATTTGCTACTAACCATAATGCATTTATTCTCATTTACATAAAAAGCCCCAAATGTACAAAGCATTTAGGCATTGAAAGGGTATTATTTTACTATCTAACTGCTGAAATTAACTAGCTTTTTCAATCTTTGcacaaaatgtaaaaacattCACCACGATTTTCTTTGAGCTTTTTATGGGAGAGGATTATACATGTAGAAGGGCTAAAATTGTATTTCTTAATGTGCACAAAGCATATGCATAACATGTCAATGTCAGAATTTACTCTGCTATAGTTACGTTGTCTATATGAAATCTCCTTCAGTTTCCCCAAATAATCAATCAAATCTATGCACCTGAGCACCAATACAAGTGATAAGCAATTTTGTTTTACCTGGATGTGTTCCTCAGAGAATCCACAGGATAGCACTACACTAGTCAGTCAGGATGAGTGGAGAGCTGCTCAATATTCTCTTGGATGCCAGAAGAGGATCAGCACAGTTCAGTTTGGATGTGGATGGATGCTGCTGAACGGAGGCTGCTGGTTGGCTTATAAAcctggctgcctccagctccagCCAATAGAAGCAGGGCTTGTGTCTTGTGATGTCATGAGGTCTACCACTTCTggcccacctctcctctcccactcttcCTGTGGTTAATGTGGCCACTCAATGCAAACATTCACCAATCGACAAgacagaggaagaaaaaaaaacacatatcCTGTATTGTTACAGAAATAAACTGAGGACACAAGCCCTGTGAAATTGAGATAAAATACATGACAGTGCTTACAGTCACATGACGTTAGAAAACACTAAATGTAGAGATACTGGCTTTATTACTAGTTAAGGAGGTTTCAGCATCTGAACCAGGGTTGAAGTACAAAAACATTATTGTGGGTCTGTAAGGTAATACATACTATCATCACTTCATCATTAAGCCACGGTCAAAGAAGAGCCAATGTCAAAGTGGAGGtggatcaaattcaaatcaaatcaaatttatttttatatagcccttcgtacatcagctgatatctcaaagtgctgtacagaaacccagcctaaaacccggtgaacaggtcaggtttccatagccgcaggcagaacagttgaaactggagcagcagcacggccaggtggactggggacagcaaggagtcatcataccaggtagtcctgaggcatggtcctagggctcaggtcctccgagagaaagacagaaagagagaaagagaggatgtgTTAAGTGAAtccatacattcatgtacatttaACAGTGTAGACAGCAGAGCTTTTTTGTTAAGAGGACATATTCTCTCATCTCCATTGGCCTCAATGCAAGACATCATTAGCCAGCATTAACATCACAATTCTACACCCCACTCAGCATGTTTCTTGGGAAGATAAGTTTGGACTCATTGTGACCCTCAGTCATCTTTTTACGGAGTGACTCTGCGACTCAGTGTCATTATCTGTGAAGCTAGACTATAACTACTGGTATTACCATTTTAATCTGATATATGAAAGGttgtaaagaaaataatatatactgaacaaaaatataaacacaacatgcaacaatttcaaagattttactgagttacagttcaaaccttgagacatctttggcattgtgttgtgtgacaaaactgcaaatttttagagtggccttttattgtccccagcacaaggtgcacctgtgtaatgatcatgctgtcaggtggatggattatctaggcaaaggagaaatgctcactaaccggaatgtaaacaaatttgtgatctcatatttcagctcatgaaacatgggaccaacactttacatgttgcgtttatatattttttcagtatatatatatcaaatataCATTGCATGGAGAGTGCAAGGATATGGAGTAATCCTTGTGCACATTGAGGAAGAGAACTTCCAGACACCCACAGTATGCATTCTCTGAATTCTAGAATATGATTACCTCTCATAAAAGTTAGAGAGCATTGAAATATGACCCACTAAAGTAGTAGGTATGAAACTAAGGTAGCACCCCTGACTGGTTTCTTTGTCAAACTATCTCTCCTAACCCTGCAATTAACTTGTCAGGATTCCTGTGTTAATGTCTGACAGGTGTCTGACATACTCACTGGAGTATGCATTGCTACATGTTGAGTCTGCTTTAGTACTTTGAATGTAATCCATTATAGCTTGATTTCCTACGGTATGACCATAATAAAATAGCCTCCAGTGGCTTTGGTGTTCAGTGGAATGATTTAGGGTGTATTCGTGTATAACTAAATGTTGTAAAAAGGAAGACAAGACACAACATCAGACATGTACAGTGAAACTCCCAGACAGATGTCTGGAAAGCTTGAGAGTGGACGCATCAAGTTGAAACATGTTGCATTTGCTACGTTTTCACCTGGTTTGATGTCAAGTCACAACAGTTCCATCTTCTTCAGGTTGTGTCTGGAATTCTCACTGAGATGTCTGATATTCCCGGGCTGTCAAATCAACCAGTGGTTCACCAGGAGCTGAACACCAAGACACCTCTAACACCGCCCCAAGATGAAACACTTTCTCCCAGTTCTGTCTGAATCAATCATTACCCCAACACCTACAGTACCTTGAGTGTATACTTCAACATTCGTATCAACAAACAATGCCATTCAAATGAAGTGATTCCAACCAACACCACAAATAATGACATGAACATTTTAGAACTTCCCCATTATGTGACACACGAGGCCAATCATTATCTGATTGACTACACAGTATAGAAaaagctgtgtgagagagagagagagagagagagagagagagagagagagagagagagagagagagagagagagagagagagagaaaaaaagacagagaaaaagagagagaaaaagagagaaaaagagagagaaaaagagagagagaaaaagagagagagagaaaaagaaagaaagaaagaaagaaagaaagaaagaaagaaagaaagaaagaaagaaagaaagaaagaaagaaagaaagaaagaaagaaagaaagaaagaaagaaagaaagaaagagtgttTTGACCAGCCCCAGACCAGGCATGAAACACACCATTCATTATCAATGTGGATATCACATCACTGGATCACAGAGCCCGTATTCTTGATATACTTTGCTTTGTGGAAAGTCTGCAGTAGAATTAGGAGAACCACTTTTACGATCTCCACAGAGCATGTTGAGGACCTTACTGTAATCCTAGTCTGGTCAATGCAGAGCTGGCGGTTTGGCTGCCTTAAAGCAAAGCTGAAATAAGGGAAAGTGAGCCATGATGCACAGCATTAGTTTATGAAGCTGGAACCCATGTTCAATGACATGCAGCAACGTCGTTAAATGCATCTTAGGCCCGGGCCGTCACGCTCTGTGGTCATTTAGTTTGGAAATATTCTTTAAAGTCATTGTAACATACAGTACAGGCATTATGCAGATTGTCTAGTGTTTTACTGGAATATTTAATTAAGCCATCAACTTTTGTTATGGTAAAAAAACTATACAAGAGTGTTAATAGTAAGCTGAGATCAGATGTGGTCTCTATCAGGTTGATTCACAGTGAGGAATTTCCTGCTGTTGACCCACAGCCTGTAAATGTGGTATTAACCTAACTATCATACAGTGAAAGAACCAAGGGTCCAACTTGATTTGGATAGTCCAGATAgtatgtagagcatctacagatggactaccaaaaatctgttgataagcaactgcttgctaaggttatggttagggttaggtttagaataagggttagggtgagggttaaaGTTAGCGTTAGGGCCactgtagggttagggtaaagattaagtttagggttaggataagggttaaggttagggttaggataagggttaaggttagggttaggataagggttaaggttagggtaagtaaATTGAAAAtgctagtctgtagatagtctatagagcatctacagatggactatccaaatagaGTGTTTCTGAACCCGGTACAGGCGGCCAAGTGGTGGAGGGGAGTTGGATATCCACTACGACAAGAACTCTCCCAGacaaacccattttcaatgtagtcattaacagtatgtgtgtgttactataCGTCAGTCTGTGTTAACCGCATAATGTCTTCAATAATGTCTCCTTAAACCCCCATaggtttatataagtggttgggTGGTGAAGTTTTGACAAATTCATACATGTGCTGTCAGTGTGACATACTGAAAGACAGGAGATCATATTACTTGACATAACTTTCATGTTACTGTAGTTGTGACGAACTAGTCTGT of Salmo salar chromosome ssa01, Ssal_v3.1, whole genome shotgun sequence contains these proteins:
- the spp1 gene encoding dentin sialophosphoprotein, whose product is MKAAIVFVLLFATVLCRPVKRSSSSSSESSEEVVKPAPVLRKALVDLTQVASVQNVGAGTASDESSDEDETEGADPTSDPTVDSTSSTDSADSDESKDSTGSTDSDDTEESESGEADTTAAPPTAEPTVEPTLAPTEAPIYDDGRGDSMSYPGDYKKSIYVDTNNIEKGPSPYKYYGKMDEGMYAGKKVSVYDTGLGNEIEKTLTVFKALQVHDLMEEDTSTPEVESQGLDVSSGTAEEPSLRQAHVDEASQDTGLSESPESQGAESLEEEEAESASASASDATSESTSSASSDGTSESTSASDETDSSNSSEEATATPGAADSDESQEIDSNSAEEAATEATIDTDAPVVIVA